In Candidatus Polarisedimenticolia bacterium, the genomic window TCTACGCGCTCAAGGGGCGCCGGCGCGGCGCCGGCTCGTCGTGAGAAGCCTGCGAGGTTGAACGAGCGGCTATCTTCCTCTAAAATCTGGCTTTCCTGAAACAATCCTCCGGGGTGGCCGATGTTCAAGACCATCGACTGGGAGGGCGGCGCGGTCGTCATGCTGGACCAGACCCGCCTCCCGGGAGAAGTGATCTACCGCCGTTATGAGAATGCCGAGGAGGTCGCCGAGGCGATCCGCTCGATGGTGATCCGCGGCGCGCCGGCCATCGGCGTGGCGGCGGCCATGGGGATTGCGCTGGGGATGAGGGATTTCGACGGCGCCACGGTCGAGCAGCAGAAGCACCGGATGGCCGAGCTGGGAAAGCTGTTTGCGGCGACACGGCCGACGGCGGTCAACCTGTTCTGGGCGATTCAGCGGATGACACGGATCTACGAAGAGGCCTCGGCGCGCGGCGCCGTGGGGGTGGTGGGAACGCTGGAGAAGGCCGCGGTGGCGATCCGGGACGAAGACGTGGAGCTGAACAAGCGAATGGGCGGTCATGGCCAAGCGCTGATTCCGGAGGGCTCCCGCGTCCTGACGCACTGCAACGCCGGCGCGCTGGCGACGGCCGGCTACGGCACGGCGCTGGGAGTCATCCGGGCGGCCGTGGAGCGCGGCAAGAAGGTGCGCGTCCTGGCGGATGAGACGCGGCCCTTCCTGCAAGGAGCGCGGCTGACCGCCTGGGAGCTGGCCCAGGACGGCATCGACGTCACCCTGATCACCGACAACGCCGCCGGGCATTTCATCGCGCGCGGCGAGGTCGATCTGGCCATCGTCGGGGCCGACCGGATTGCCGCCAACGGCGATGTGGCCAACAAGATCGGCACTTACACCGTGGCGGTCCTGGCGCGCGAGAACCAGATTCCTTTCTACGTGGCGGCGCCGCTCTCGACCATCGACCTTTCGCTGACGTCCGGCTCGCAGATCCCGATCGAGGAGAGAGACCCGGAGGAGGTGAAGCGGGCCGGCACGACCCGGATGGCTCCGGAGCAGGTGGCGGCCCGGCACCCCGCCTTCGACGTCACGCCGGCGCGTTACATCACCGCCATCGTGACCGAGGCGGGCGTGGCGCGCGCTCCCTACGAAAAGAGCCTGCGAGCGTTGTTCGAGGCGGCCTCCTGATGCTGATCCTGGGCATCGAGACCTCCTGCGACGAGACGGCGGTAGCGGTCCTGCGCGACGCCACCATCCTCTCGAACGTCGTCTCCTCGCAGGCCAAGGTGCACGAGAAGTATGGCGGCGTCGTGCCGGAGCTGGCCTCGCGCCATCACATCGAGAATATCGACGTGGTCCTGGACCTGGCGCTGAAGGAGGCCGGGGTCGGGCTGCAGGATCTCGAAGGGATCGCCGTCACCCGCGGACCCGGGCTGGTGGGCTCGCTTCTGGTCGGGATCTCGGTCGCCAAGGCGCTCGGCTACGTGCTGGAGATCCCGTTCACCGGCGTGAACCACCTGGAAGGGCACGTCCGTTCGCCATTCCTCGAGCAGCCCGACCTGCCGCTGCCGGCGCTTTGCCTGGTCGCCTCGGGGGGCCATACCTCTTTATATGTGGTGCGGGAGGACGGTGGGTGCGCCTGCCTGGCGCGCACGCGCGACGACGCGGCCGGGGAAGCCTTCGACAAGGTGGCGAAGCTGATGGGGCTGGGGTATCCGGGCGGCCCCGTGATCGACCGTCTGGCGCGCGATGGAAACCCGGACGCCGTTCATCTCCCCAAAGCGAAAATGACCGACGGCACGCTCGATTTCTCATTCTCGGGTCTGAAGACCGCCGTCCTGCGTTACGTGCGCGAGCAGGGCCTTCCGGAGAATGCCTATCCGGCGCCCGATCCCGATCAGGGCGTGAAGGATCTCCTGGCCTCGTTCCAGAAGGCGGCGGTGGAATATCTCGTGGACAACACCGTCAAGGCGGCGCGGCGCGAGCGGGTCCCGACCCTGTGCCTGGCGGGAGGTGTGGCCTGCAACAGCCGGCTCCGCGCCGAGCTGGGGGAGATCGCCCGTAAGGAAGCCTGGCGCTTTCACGCGGTCAGCCCGGCGCTGGCGCTGGACAATGCGGCGATGATCGCCTTTGCCGGCAAGCGCCGCCTGGAGCGCGGCGAAGCGGACGACCTGACGCTGAACGCCGATCCGAACCTGGGTTACGAAGGACGGGGATGGATTCGAAGCTGATCCGGAATTTCTGCATCATCGCCCACATCGACCACGGCAAATCCACGCTCGCCGACCGGATCCTGGAGCTGACGGGAGCGCTGGAGAAGCGGGAGATGGAGGACCAGGTCCTCGACGACATGGACCTGGAGCGCGAGCGCGGCATCACCATCAAGGCGCACGCCGTGGCGCTCGACTACAAGGCCGATGACGGAAAGACCTATCGCCTCAATCTCATCGACACGCCGGGGCACGTCGATTTCTCTTACGAGGTGTCGCGCAGCATCTCGGCCTGCGAGGGAGCGCTGCTGGTGGTGGACGCCTCGCAGGGCGTGGAGGCGCAGACGCTGGCCAACACGCATCTGGCCTCCGAGCACAACCTCGAAATCATCCCGGTCATCAACAAGATCGACCTGCCGAGCGCCGAGCCGGAGAAGGTGAAGGAGCAGATCGAGAACATCATCGGGCTGGATTGCTCCGGGGCAATCCTCGCCTCGGCCAAGGATGGCAAGGGAGTCCACGAGGTCCTGGAGGCGCTGATCGAGCGGCTTCCGTCGCCCAAGGGATCGCTCGAGAGCCCGCTGAAGGCGCTGGTCTTCGACTCCTGGTACGACTCGTTTCGCGGCGTCATCATCCTGGTGAAGCTGCTGGACGGCACCATGAAGCGCAGGACGAAGGTGCGCTTCATGGCGACGGGGAAGGAGTACGAGATCGAGGATGTCGGCGTCTTCACGCCGAAGATGCGCCCGACCGACGAGCTGTCGGTGGGCGAAGTCGGCTTCGTCATCGCCGGCATCAAGAATGCTTCGGAGACGAAGATCGGCGACACCATCACCGAGGCGGCGCGTCCCACCTCAGAGCCCTTCCCCGGCTTCCAGGAGATGAAGCCGATGGTCTTCGCCGGCGTCTATCCCAACGGCGAGACGACCTACGAGAACCTGCGCGACGCGCTCGACCGGCTGCGGCTGAACGACGCATCCTTCTCCGTGGAGCCGGAGACCTCCGACGCCCTCGGCTTCGGCTACCGCTGCGGCTTTCTGGGACTGCTGCACATGGAGATCGTGCAGCAGCGGCTGGAGCGCCACCACGACCTGGACCTGATCACCACCGCTCCGTCGGTACGCTACCGGGTGACCACCACCGACGGCTCGGTCGTGGAGGTGAGCAATCCCGCGAAGCTGCCGCCGACCGGCAGCATCGCCAAGTACGAGGAGCCGATCATTCTGGCGCTGATCCTGACGCCGCCGGAATATGTCGGGGCGATCCTGGCGCTGTGCCAGGATCGGCGCGGCATCCAGAAGGAGCTCAAGTACGTCACCACCACGCGGGTGCTGATCTCCTACGAGCTGCCGCTGAACGAGGTGGTGATGGATTTCTACGACAAGCTGAAGACGCTGTCCCGCGGCTACGCCTCGCTGGACTATCATCTGGCGGGGTGGCGGGACGCCGACCTCGTCAAGCTCGATATTCTGGTGAACGGCGATCCGGTCGACGCGCTTTCGCTGATCGTCCACAAGGAGCGCGCCTACTTCCGGGGGCGGGCGCTGGCCAGCAAGCTGCGCGAGGTCATCCCGCGGCAGCTCTTCGAGGTGGCGATCCAGGCGGCCGTCGGCAGCAAGATCATCGCTCGCGAGACGGTCTCCGCCATGCGCAAGAACGTGCTGGCCAAGTGCTACGGCGGCGACATCACCCGCAAGCGCAAGCTGCTTGAAAAGCAGAAGGAAGGCAAGAAGCGGATGAAGAAGATCGGCCGCGTCGACATCCCCCAGGAAGCCTTCCTGGCGCTCCTCAAGCTGGAGTAGATGGTGCCGCGCCGCTCCTACCTGCACGATTACTTCCAGGCCGCCATCGTCGCCATCATCATTGCCTTGTTCGTGCGCACCTACCTGGTGCAGGCCTTCCAGATTCCTTCCGCCTCGATGGAGCGCAGCATCCTGGTGGGCGACCACGTCCTGGTCAACAAGTTCATCTTCGGGCCGCTGTCCAGCCGGGTCGGACACGACATCCTGCCGGTGAGCGAGGTGAAGCGCTTCGACGTGATCGTCTTCAAGTTCCCCGACGCTCCGGAGAAAGATTACGTCAAGCGGGTGATCGGCGAGCCGGGAGACGAGGTGAAGATCGAGAACGGCGTCGTCCTGGTCCGCCGTGCCGGGAACACCACCTTCGACACGCTGTCCGAGCAATACGTCCAGCACATCGACCCGATCGACGGGCCGGATCCCGATCACTTGAACAACCGGGAGCCGTTGAAGGTCCCCGCCGACAGCTACTACGTCCTGGGCGACAATCGGGACGACAGCCGCGACAGCCGGGACTGGGGGTTCGTGCCGCGTGACCAGATCCGCGGCAAGGTGCTGATGGTCTACTGGTCCGTGGACCTTCCGCCCCCGCCCCTGGAGAATGCGCCGGAGAAAGGCGGACTGGCGGCGATGTGGGACTCGCTCTCCAACAGCTACGGCCGCACCCGCTGGGGCAGGACCTTCCACGTCGTCCGCTGAGGGCACAGCACTCCGATGACTCTTTCCGCCCGGGTGGCCGACATCACGACCCTTCAGCTCGATGCGATCGTCAATGCGGCGAACGAGGAGCTCGCTCCGGGTGGGGGCGTCTGCGGTGCCATTCACCGCGCCGCAGGACCGGAGCTGGCGCGCGCCTGCGCGGCGCTGGGTGGATGTCCGACCGGGGAAGCGCGCATGACGCCGGGCTTCCGGCTGCCGGCGAAATGGGTGATCCACGCGGTCGGACCGCGCTGGCAGGGAGGCGGGAGCGGCGAGGCGGAGCTTCTCGCGGGAGCTTACCGCAACGCCCTGCGGCTGGCTTCCGAGCGCGGCCTGCGCAGCATCGCCTTCCCGGCCATCAGCACCGGGATTTATGGATATCCGTTACCCGAAGCGACCGGCGTCGCGGTCGCGACCATTCGCGAGGCGCTGCGCGCCCCTTCGTCGATCGAGACGGTCGTCTTCGCCTGTTTCAGCGACGAGGTCCTGTCCGCGTACCGGCAGGCCGGTGTGGAGGATATGAACCATGGGGAGCCATCATGAAGCCGCGTGAGGAGCGCAGGGTCGAGCGATTCATCGACCCGTTCCGGATTACCGACGGCAGCGGTTTCCGGATGGACGACATCGACCCCGCCGACACGCGAGGGGTGAAATCCAAGGAGGAGGCCGAAGGGCTGCTCCGGCGCGGCGTGACCATGCTCGCGGAGATGCAGGAGAAGCTCTACGCGCAGGACCGCTGGGCGGTCCTGCTGATATTCCAGGCGATGGACGCCGCGGGGAAGGATGGCGCCATCAAGCATGTCCTGTCGGGCATCAACCCGCAGGGATGCCAGGTCTACTCCTTCAAGGCCCCCTCTTCGGAGGATCTGGATCACGACTTCATGTGGCGCTGCGCGCGCAACCTGCCGGAGCGGGGGAGGATCGGGATTTTCAACCGCTCCTACTACGAAGAGGTCCTGGTGGTGCGGGTCCACCCGCACTTCCTCGACGCACAGCGGCTGCCGCCCAGGCTGGTCACCCGGAAGATCTGGGAGGAGCGCTACGAGGATATCAACGGCTTCGAGCGCTACCTGTCGCGCAACGGCGTCTTCATCCTCAAGTTCTTCCTACACGTCTCGAAGGAGGAGCAGAAGCGCCGCTTCCTGTCGCGCCTGGAGGAGCCCGAGAAGAACTGGAAGTTCTCGCTGGCCGACGCCCGGGAGCGCGAGCACTGGAAGGAATACATGAAGGCCTACGAGCGGATGATCCGCCGCACCAGCGCGCCGCACGCCCCCTGGTTCGTCATCCCGGCCGACCACAAGTGGTTCACCCGGCTGGCGGTGGCCGCCGCCATCGTGGACGGGCTGAACGGCCTCGATCTGCAATTCCCCAAGGTCGACAAGGCCAAGCGGCGCGAGCTGGAGAAAGCCCGTCTGGCGCTCCTGGCCCAGAAGGACTGAACAAACTCCATATCATCTCGTCGAGAATTTCCAACGACCATGGAGCTGCCTTGCAGATGCTTACCCGGCGGCCTTGAAGCCGCGCTCCAACTCCACCCCTCGCCCTAGCGAATTTCGAGGTAATCCACCTTGAGTGTGTCAAGCGACGAGCCGCCGCCCGCGACGGTATCTCTCACCTGAATGTAGATATGCCCCATCAACCCTGCATCGTCGAAGGCGTAGTCAGTTCCCCCGACGATGTCGAAAGCTTTATTGACGAGGGCTCCACTGATGGCCGAATAGTTGACTCCGTCGGTGGAGTAATAGAACTGGAAGTTGTCCCCATCCGGGTTATTCGGTCGACTGGCCTCGATATGCAGCAAGTGTCGCGATGTCCCACAAGGGGTCTTGGTGAACTTCCAGGTATGGGTCAGGCCCCCGGAGGTTTCCTTCAGCACCTCGTATGTATCATTCGAAGTAAACGTCGCCGTGTAATTGTTTTGGAAGATCTGGCCAGGATTCGTCGAGTAATCCGACGAGGCAACCTTGTTGGCTCCGGCGATGAGGCTGATATTCCCCGTAATGGCCAGCGCGAAGGGCTGGTTGCTCAGGGGCTGGTTGAAA contains:
- the lepA gene encoding translation elongation factor 4, which produces MDSKLIRNFCIIAHIDHGKSTLADRILELTGALEKREMEDQVLDDMDLERERGITIKAHAVALDYKADDGKTYRLNLIDTPGHVDFSYEVSRSISACEGALLVVDASQGVEAQTLANTHLASEHNLEIIPVINKIDLPSAEPEKVKEQIENIIGLDCSGAILASAKDGKGVHEVLEALIERLPSPKGSLESPLKALVFDSWYDSFRGVIILVKLLDGTMKRRTKVRFMATGKEYEIEDVGVFTPKMRPTDELSVGEVGFVIAGIKNASETKIGDTITEAARPTSEPFPGFQEMKPMVFAGVYPNGETTYENLRDALDRLRLNDASFSVEPETSDALGFGYRCGFLGLLHMEIVQQRLERHHDLDLITTAPSVRYRVTTTDGSVVEVSNPAKLPPTGSIAKYEEPIILALILTPPEYVGAILALCQDRRGIQKELKYVTTTRVLISYELPLNEVVMDFYDKLKTLSRGYASLDYHLAGWRDADLVKLDILVNGDPVDALSLIVHKERAYFRGRALASKLREVIPRQLFEVAIQAAVGSKIIARETVSAMRKNVLAKCYGGDITRKRKLLEKQKEGKKRMKKIGRVDIPQEAFLALLKLE
- the mtnA gene encoding S-methyl-5-thioribose-1-phosphate isomerase, producing the protein MFKTIDWEGGAVVMLDQTRLPGEVIYRRYENAEEVAEAIRSMVIRGAPAIGVAAAMGIALGMRDFDGATVEQQKHRMAELGKLFAATRPTAVNLFWAIQRMTRIYEEASARGAVGVVGTLEKAAVAIRDEDVELNKRMGGHGQALIPEGSRVLTHCNAGALATAGYGTALGVIRAAVERGKKVRVLADETRPFLQGARLTAWELAQDGIDVTLITDNAAGHFIARGEVDLAIVGADRIAANGDVANKIGTYTVAVLARENQIPFYVAAPLSTIDLSLTSGSQIPIEERDPEEVKRAGTTRMAPEQVAARHPAFDVTPARYITAIVTEAGVARAPYEKSLRALFEAAS
- a CDS encoding O-acetyl-ADP-ribose deacetylase; this translates as MTLSARVADITTLQLDAIVNAANEELAPGGGVCGAIHRAAGPELARACAALGGCPTGEARMTPGFRLPAKWVIHAVGPRWQGGGSGEAELLAGAYRNALRLASERGLRSIAFPAISTGIYGYPLPEATGVAVATIREALRAPSSIETVVFACFSDEVLSAYRQAGVEDMNHGEPS
- a CDS encoding polyphosphate kinase 2 family protein; its protein translation is MKPREERRVERFIDPFRITDGSGFRMDDIDPADTRGVKSKEEAEGLLRRGVTMLAEMQEKLYAQDRWAVLLIFQAMDAAGKDGAIKHVLSGINPQGCQVYSFKAPSSEDLDHDFMWRCARNLPERGRIGIFNRSYYEEVLVVRVHPHFLDAQRLPPRLVTRKIWEERYEDINGFERYLSRNGVFILKFFLHVSKEEQKRRFLSRLEEPEKNWKFSLADAREREHWKEYMKAYERMIRRTSAPHAPWFVIPADHKWFTRLAVAAAIVDGLNGLDLQFPKVDKAKRRELEKARLALLAQKD
- the tsaD gene encoding tRNA (adenosine(37)-N6)-threonylcarbamoyltransferase complex transferase subunit TsaD codes for the protein MLILGIETSCDETAVAVLRDATILSNVVSSQAKVHEKYGGVVPELASRHHIENIDVVLDLALKEAGVGLQDLEGIAVTRGPGLVGSLLVGISVAKALGYVLEIPFTGVNHLEGHVRSPFLEQPDLPLPALCLVASGGHTSLYVVREDGGCACLARTRDDAAGEAFDKVAKLMGLGYPGGPVIDRLARDGNPDAVHLPKAKMTDGTLDFSFSGLKTAVLRYVREQGLPENAYPAPDPDQGVKDLLASFQKAAVEYLVDNTVKAARRERVPTLCLAGGVACNSRLRAELGEIARKEAWRFHAVSPALALDNAAMIAFAGKRRLERGEADDLTLNADPNLGYEGRGWIRS
- the lepB gene encoding signal peptidase I; its protein translation is MVPRRSYLHDYFQAAIVAIIIALFVRTYLVQAFQIPSASMERSILVGDHVLVNKFIFGPLSSRVGHDILPVSEVKRFDVIVFKFPDAPEKDYVKRVIGEPGDEVKIENGVVLVRRAGNTTFDTLSEQYVQHIDPIDGPDPDHLNNREPLKVPADSYYVLGDNRDDSRDSRDWGFVPRDQIRGKVLMVYWSVDLPPPPLENAPEKGGLAAMWDSLSNSYGRTRWGRTFHVVR